ATAGACCGTCAGTGCAGTAAATCCTTGTGAAATCTGGTTTTATGGGCTTAGGAGCTACATTGTACGCTAGCCCTAAAACTTgactgatttatttgaccctagaTTATCAAATACCTACATTGTAGTGTCTGACAAGCATCATCCCGATGTTCTCTGATCTCGAACAATAGTTGGCTAAGTGCTCGGCCCGCCATTGCTGAAGGGGCAAATTCAGACGGGGGGGAGGCACATCTTAACGCTGTAAGCCAATCAGCATGTGAACGAGGATCCGACCCACTTGACCTGGTGCCCGATCCCAAGGCTGATATACTCTGTATTGATTATAATCGCTCCGACAACTGCaggtttttaaaattcaatgaaacagccaggggccattaTGCTCACcttatagatatttggtggttaagaattcataTGAGAAACATGCTGTATTATATAGCCAAATGGAAACGTTATCCCATTTAACCTCTGTGGCCTTGAacagtaggtcaaatgaaaaactaaTGTGACATACTACTACTGTATATGATGGTTATATGCACCCATGATATCGGATTGATGGCAGTCGGGCAAGTCGTAAAGCAATAATTGCCTTTTTATGGTTTTCAGATGTGGCCCCTTGCTGGCTTAGCAGTGAATCAGATCGATCCAAACGTCAACCCCTGAGACAAACCGTAAAAGTGTACCAAATGTGAggccaatggtcactgcagttaagGAAAGTGCCAAACgacgaatttacaccatttgacctatgtgacctcgaaaagtaggtcaactcAAAATCGGTATGACATGTAATGAATCCTTGCTTAgagaacctaccataagaatGCATTGAAATCAAGTCACTAGTAAGCGAAATATTGCacctttttttcagttttcgccccctggtggccgaatcgAGAATAGGATCGAAACGAAATTCGGTGCCGGAGGTTATGTGtattaagtttcaagttgtcagcttaagcggttaagaaacgtgccattgttacactcaaatggccgaTTTACGCCATTCTGGGTAAAATCATAAACCCGAATGATATGTggtatatccttgctaggagaacctattctaaaattttatcgaaaaggagtcacttataagagagatacccactttttaggtttccacttttgcccccctggtggccaagtcgagaatcagatcagaccgaaattcagtgtcggacgtcacctgacctgggtaatcctgtgtacaaagtttcaagttctagAAACGTGCCACAATTTTTTAAACAAGAcacagacgacgacggatggcggacactgcggtattgtctAGGCTCCCCTACGGTGCGCCAAAATGTGTAACTTTTTAGCATTGGTTTTAAGTGAATATTTAATCGAAACAACAACTCAAGTACTTCATTTTACATCAGTACGTTAAGGATATTCATGTGAACACGAAAAACTATTAAAACATGGTATAGGTGAAGCTGTTTTCTTTTAGATTCTTCGCGAGGCCCACCCTAATAAACGCATTATAGTTGCCACAACTACCCCCTTACTAATTCTCAAtacgactacatgtatatacagttgGGGGATGTATGATTAAGTAATCTTTTGGACATTCATAAAGTGATACCTGTGCTATCTATTCCAATTATTGGTTCACTAGAAATAGCTTGAACAAAACTAGTATTCCGTAAGTGTAAACTTATAAATAACAACGCTTTCCACAAATATTTCGGTTAAATAAAGCCACCATGTTTCAAAACACATAGGAAAATACAAAATCTGAAGTAGGAATAGATTACGTATACCTAGATCAGCAACTGTATAAAATACTGTTGTATTATTTCAAGAATTATaggattatacatgtacaccacttTGGAATTTATCCGAAATCATCAAAAATATTCCTGTTGCTCAGTGTATTTTTTTTGAATTCTCAAACGGTTGGTTAATTGGAAAAACGGCAGAAAGGAAAAATTGGGATTTTAGGTCCCAACAATCAAGATTTTGGCTTTTTCAATGTAAGAGCTAAATTATGAAAAACATACTAATCTGtagttttcttcagaaatatGCTTAGTAATCTTGATATCTTTATTCAATGAAAAGCATCAGTACCCTTCAATTACTCATAGGAATATGATATGTATAGCTTTGTTATATTGTTGTTAGTTAGAGGGTCACAGACAGGTCCAGAAATGACGAAAATCTCACTTTTGGAAGAAATTATTTTTCACTCATTTAAAGTGGTGAAAGTCCAAAACTGGAACAAAGGTCCATTAAGGAACCGACAAACAGAATAATAATGCAAACAAAATCAACTAATATTTTATTCAAGTCCCTAATAGTCAACCACGACTTTGTGATGGTATCAGGTAAAAATCCCCCAAGTAAATAATATCCCCCAGGTAAAAATCAAAAGTTTTAAACTGGGGAATTTTTACCTGGGAGATATTTACCAGGGATTTTTACCGAGGGGGACATTAACCTTGGCGATTTTtagctcggggggggggggtatctacCAGGAGGGACAGTTACTGGGAGGATTTTCACCGGGGGGGGGATGTTTACCTACATttctttttgatgaaacttaTGAGATTGATACTATCCGGTAGATCTCTTAAAACATAACCAATTGATGTCATCTTGTGATGAAGGGTAATATCCCCTcttcaatgaggaacctgcagaactaaaaatccagatggcagcaccagtactaaaaggtacactttcagtgcattttccattaaaattcgGGATGTAACAACAGCTCCCACATGCTCTCCAGTGTTACAGCAAAAGATAGGACACCTAGATTTGGGATTTCACAGTTTGATCTGGGACAATAACACAGGGTTATCCAATCGCATTGTCTGGCCAAATGATAAACTGTTTAGTTGGCCTGTAATTTGGGAAATGGGCAGGATTTGAACAAATGAATggattaaactaatgaacatTACTAAAAAAGGTTTATTGCtgaatcattcatcatcatcatcatcatctacacCCGATTCAAACATCaactcattgtcatcataatcctCTATCAGTTCGTCATTTAATGGAGGCGGGAAGACTGCACCGTCATTTCCGTCAGGAAGAAGCCAGCTCAGCCGCCATCTACTGCCGATAACTCGTTCGGCCAATATTTCCCAACCGAGACTGGTCATGCGGACaacttcctggcgggaaatcgGATCACAGTGTCCTTCCTCATGAGCATACTCAATTTCCCATGCTTTTCATAAGGACCTGGGGTGGCTCTTAAACTGCAGTTAACCGTTAAGTCTAAAGGCTGGAGAAGGGAGGAAGAGGTCATGTCTATTCGCTCGTGGGATTTCTTGACGGGACAGGTGATGCCGATGGGCCGGGTATTGATCTACGATGAGGGGAGGTCGGTTTTCCATCTCTggccaaaatattgaaaaaagaaagaaagaaaatgaaactttgTTTTTGGAGATTGACTATTAAATCGCATCAGAATGAGTGGTTCTCTTAAGCGAGGTGCACACAGAGTAATACAGCTGAGACGTCTTTATGTATCTCATTCTCTCATCATCTGTGCATCGATCACGCCTTTCTGTCATTTCCTCGTATTCATCTACCCATCTAAAGAAAGTCCGTGAGTGGATCCGAAAATGGTTCGCAAATGAACGCATAGACCGGGCATGGTCGCTGCCTATCACATGGTGCAGCCTGAAAGTGTCAACGTAGTCCAACCGCTGAATTAAGTTGTAACCATGATGATGCCCCTTTCCTATCCTGCCTGCTCATCGTCCGCCCCAGCGCCATCATTGTCCATCGAAATCACCACATAAATCCAAAATGCAAAGCAAAAAGTTAATCCAAATTAACCTCATCATGACAAATCGAACCACAAACCACAACCTACACTTTAGGCGTAAGCCTACTACACCACACGGTCCAACTTATATTACGTTTTTTGATGTAACTTAGGCCCTTCGATGACTTGAGCTCTCCCCCATCGAAATAAGCCTACCTCGGACTTTGTCATTATTTTGCCATGTTCGGTAGTAGGACAGGTAAATCGAAGAATGCAGTATAGTGCTAAAGGTATTGCACCTTTTGTACCTAAGCCATAAAACATTACTCTAATTAACCATTGGTATTATCAAGGGCAATAGTACCCAGCTGtgggctgcccagtcacctcctattctaaaTAAGTAGTTTGCAtaaacaaattgcacaaaaaaaggaaaattgaaGCTCTGACTGATTTAGCACGcctttccgatgttgactccgatttgacccgagtttaGCTCTCTATGCGTTCatcctttccacgtggaacgatgcactagaaTAATAtagtaaggcgcttcctggagccatggatctacacTGTGGCGTCTTATTtttgatatagatttttccgacgtcaagCTGATGGCGCGACGATTGCGTCTTAATACCGAAGtgaccattctccaagcgtcgtcaatggtaatcatcgttgccaagtcgCACTCGAGTAATTGACTTTGCCGCAGTTGGTTCCCTAGCCACCTTTCAACAATGGGAACAATCGACGACCAATAGTGGTTATAATGGGACGTATCTAAGGTTGGATGCGCATGCGCGCAATATCACTGCGCGTTCTAGTTTTTCTAAATGGAGGACGAAGGGTCGTTTCAGCGCGAAACGTCCAATTTTGCCAGAATCCGATCCATTCATGAAGTAAAAACTAAACAAAAAGAGGCCTTCATTGCCTGAGAGACACCGAGGAAGGTCACATGCCTGAGAAAATAGATTTATGCGAGAAACAGTATGTATCAAAAGTGTTACACTTCACGCACACGTTCTGTTAGTATATAAGATATGGGGATGAAAAGCTGTGACGAGGATCGTGCTCATGAAGCCGAACACCCCCGCCAGGATCGAAAATTCGGGCGGGGCGGGTGGGTGTTTTTTTCCGGGATTTAGAATACACCCCTGAACCAAACGACTGGAACTACATTCTGTCAGGGTCTCCCAGCTGCTTACGCCCCTACCTTCCCATCTAGCGCTTCCAAGAACAGAATGGAGGTTATGTTTGAGTCACGTGCTAGGTTGACGTCTTTACACTTTGTATACTGCATAAATACACAAATCCTGTTGGAAGTGTGGCGAATATGGCGCTTCTTCGTGcgtgatcagtcgtgctgtcacctgatcacgGATCACAGCAACACTGAGCGcccgtgactgcgccattcattgttgaaatttatatctttATCCCGAATCTGTTTGACACAACTGCACTTCACAGTTTTATGAAAAAACCAATCACGACATccctaaaatgtttttttatcgaaacataACAAGAAGGCTATTCAATCCAAGTTACAAGCAACGCACTATTCACACTGGATCAGTGCGTGGATAATCAAACCGAGTGCATATAAAGTGAGCGTAGGACCGAAGACCGAGAGAGTGCGGGtcgacgtgaactcggatctccgCGTGCACGTACAAAACCCAGCTCAAAGCactatggtgacgtcatatgtGTAGAGTAATTTCTGGGCGAACTCACACAGtgccaaaattaaaaaattcacACTGGGATTGATCAattgctgccatcttggatattggcaccctgagattcaggtgtttaaAAATCCTACGTCATACACTGCGTCACAAGTTCAGACcgtaagtcttattcaggccgaattattGCCACATCATCCTTTCTAATTGACGCATAGCCTAGCCGTTTcgttttgcacttttgtggaggAGGTCTACATGTCTAAATCAGCTAATGAATTATACACGGACTGATCTGATATTGATTTGTCTAGTGTTGATGCGAATGATTCAGTTTGAGAGAAAATGAAGTATttctattggaaatcttagaggctttttgacattttcctttttattacaGTATAAATTGTGACCGTGTATGAGCCTTGGTAGTCTACAGTAAACTAGGGCAGAATCTAGagcatgattttttttcgtACGACGATAAGTTCTAACACGCTGTGCATAGCATTGTTGGGGATTTCCCTTCCCCAGTTTCAACCTCGTGATGGGATTTTTTGCCTCTGTGAGTTTTAGTCCGTGTTTAACCCCTTTTATCTCTCCTCAGCCATCATCAGCCTCACTAGCTGCGACCCTCGAAGCCAACGGCTTGTCTCTCTTAAATCGTtttagtccgggagctgagcgacttttttaaacatgcaagctacaaatgatttgaatgtgttgtggGATATAGCACGCCTACCCAGACTGGCCcacctgaccatagaaacccaattcttaagtttttccagtggtgggtgcaggagatagaggggtttgaatttttgttaattgcttcatcattggaccacgaatGGGAGATCTGTACAGGAGCAcaagcatcaatgtacacgtaaatcttgaacggttggatttagactctataaatgtattaccaataGATAGAAACATGGTACCTCTGAGTGTGATAAAcatgtttttatttgtttttgagtGACAGTGTGgtcagaaatgacttttttatGTATCTTGCCTTGATTTGCCTTGGTTTGCCTTGATTTCTGTAGAAACCAATGTAGAATATCATTTCTATAACATATCAATAGGAAACTTTTTAAAACATGCTTATCCCATTcagaggcaccatgtttctatctgATGGAAATTGAAACGAGTTACTACAATTGATCTAGCTTCGAGAACATTATTGGAGGTTGTCAATGGCGAGTAGGGTAAAAAACAGATCTTCAATATTGTCTCTGTAGAATCATCGCCCTCcccgttttaaaaaaaatcattaaaacaCACTGACCAATCACGTGCAATATATTTTGTTCCTTTTCGCCTGTTACTATTGTTCAAATACGACGAACCCAGTCGAACATCGGACCTCCTATAATACACGTCGGGCTTTGACATTGATCCCACTTTGCAATCGATGGCGTTGCATGAAGTCGTATTAATATTAAAGGAAACCAAACCCCGACAAACACCAAATGGCGTCTTGCAAAAGAAGATAAAATATCAGGATAATCGTCGACTAATTAAAATGATTGATGGCTAACCTGAGTTGTCCGTCTCACGAACGTCTTCAACTTCGGTAATTTCCTGAAATACAATTAGATCAAATTAAAGTAATTGGAAGATTTAATCAATGGACCAGTGTCGCCAATAACACTATGAAATCCGCCTCTGTACGCGCTCGGCTTAAGAATTCTGGTCCCGGACGTCCAGATACTAATGGATTCGCttgtaattaaatagaaataatTAAACGTGGCCATACACTCACGAATCGTTAGAGACTTGATCCGGGGTTTTCTAAACGCCACAGAGCGAAATGATGACGAGGTTTCGTTTTGAGCTATTTGTTTTTATAGGAGGTTTCGTGGATAGATTGCgggccatcaactttgttagtCACATTAATTGAAGAAAATATCTTCATGCCGAGGAATGAGACACAAGAAATGTGATCAGCGATACGTTACCAATCAAAGGCATTTTATCGAGCCTTCCGTGCATCTCATTAAAAGTGTCACTCGATGCAATGATCGGAAATTCTTTGGCTCTTAATTGATCATACTACAATTGTATGTGCATGTACCTTTTCTATCATTTTGTACTTCTGGCAACTAGCATCGTCTTGCGGCGTTGTAACTATCACCATGGCATCACCCTCATTGGTTGCGGGATGTGATATATCCACCCCATGACAACTTACAACTTCCGGCAATGGACTGTCCCTACTATTTTTCTCATCTTGCTCGTACGGAAAATCAGAACCAGGAGTCTTATCTCGGTACATGTCgcattcaatattttttaatCGTTCACGATTATTATTTTGTGTTTCCTCGGATGGTGAATCATCCATAATGTCGATTTCAAAATTCTCATTGTCAACGTCATTGCATTCACTAGTCTCACTTTGCGTGATACTGCCGGCGTTGTCCAAATCGCTCGCCGGACTTTTTGAATTGACGATTGGTGATGAAGCCTTTTTACCAACGGGTTTAAAAGCTGAAATATAGGGATGCATGCGAGATTCTGTATTTTCGTTAGTGAAGAGACTCGTTTTTCTGCAGTCAAGGGGAATGTAGTGTCGTTCTGGAGAACGTTGAGAGACTGGGTCCTTTTGCTGTTCCTGAAGCCCTCTTTGCACGCCATATAGAAATTTCTCCTGCTCGCTTGGGGTTTGGAGATGCTTGCTCCAGAATAGATCATATGACGTATACGGTGCCTCTGTCGTAGTAGGCCACGAAGCCACATTACCCTTGACTTCCGCTGTTGACAGAGGCTTATTATAAGGATAGGTTAGATAGGTTGGGTGTGGAGATATACACTTCATTGGGTAGCTAGCGCTCTGTGTCTGATACACAGGGTACCCGAATTGCCCAGCGTTTAGGACTGGCTGCGAGTTGGGTCTTGTGGGACTGTGTGAGACCTTTTGTTTCTTCTGATATTGGGTGTCAACACCGTGGGAGGACCTACTGCGCTCAGATTTACTCGTAAAGCTGCTCAGGACCCGTTTTCTACTTCCGCCATTAAACATGGCCTTGACATCTTCCCAAACGTGCTGAAGGTTGTCGTCATTCTCATGTTCAGCCTTGAGTGTCAGGTGTCTTCGCCACGAATTGAAATTAGCCGCGTCTGGGTGGCTATATTTTGATTCAGGGGTCCGGTGGTAGTGAAATATGAACTTATTTGGCGAGAAGAACATGTTGCAGTAGTTGCATTTAATGCACTTAGCTCTGGAGCTGTTGTACCGTGAGGGCACGAACTTCCCATCACAACCCCAACCGCAATTATGCTCCACAGTAAAAGCGAAGTCTTCTGGTAGTTTAGGTGGCGTAATATCCTCCAGGAAGGACTTTACCAGACGTTCGGCTTCCCTCTTTGTAATCATGCCGCATCTTCGTGATGAGATAGGCATAGCCCCGGCTCGTCGGAGGATCTCCAGCTGTACGGGGGTACACTGAACACACGTTATGCCCAAGGCAACCCTCCGGTTATGAATCTCATTATAACTATATTGTTTCAATAGGGTGGTAGATATCTGCGCCAAGCACAGCCGCTCGACGTTGTCGATGACCAAGGAAATGATCTGTACGCCGTGTAATAACACCCTCCCAACAGTGTTTTGACGAACGCCATTCTTCATTGTTGGATATTCTTCTCTCTCGCGTCTTTGCTCTGGGGTCAGCTTAATGGGATCTGGTGCCGACTTCACGTCTGCCTCAGCCTTTTCGCCTGGCAGGTCCATTTCCTTAAAATAAAAGAGAACCGAGATTTTGTAGTAATATTACATTGCAAATTCAGGTCAGTTCAATGTCTTGGTTACAAAAAAGTAGGTAAACCATTCATAATCGTTGTCATCATTATCTGTATTGAATACAAACTGGCGAATAAAATGGTCTCGTCTGTTCTAAccgatcatcatcgtcaccataAACCGCAGCTTCCTGATCCTTGTGGATCTTTGCATCTAGTTCTTTGAATTTATAACTAGGAGTATTATCAAACAGAACAGCATCTTTTCATCGTCAAAGTTTTGCCACACAAAAAAggatttgaaaataattaacCTGAATGACCCCTTACCATAAATGCGATAcaagaaaacagtgttttaaACTGTGTTTTTTAATCCATTGTTGGATATTCTTTCCCACACTCACGTCTTTGCTCCTGTCTCAATAGGAGCTGGTGCCGACTTCACGTCTGACTTGGCTCTCTAAAGACTAAAGGTGTGTTCAGACGAGTCGGTAGAGTTTGGTTTTTTTCGATTTTGTCGGCAAGGGCGGGAGTCTTATTATTATTAGATGTATTTTAAAGAAAGATAACAAACACAATTGATATAAGTCGGTCAAGACATTGCGATATTTTCATTGGAAGAAGTTGTCAGTTCGATGCGATAGTCAGCTCGCAAACGAAAAATTTCAATCGCTGCTATCTG
This is a stretch of genomic DNA from Lineus longissimus chromosome 2, tnLinLong1.2, whole genome shotgun sequence. It encodes these proteins:
- the LOC135482669 gene encoding SKI family transcriptional corepressor 1-like — translated: MIFDERRCNAGLSVIGVIPSSKFANIDKEMDLPGEKAEADVKSAPDPIKLTPEQRREREEYPTMKNGVRQNTVGRVLLHGVQIISLVIDNVERLCLAQISTTLLKQYSYNEIHNRRVALGITCVQCTPVQLEILRRAGAMPISSRRCGMITKREAERLVKSFLEDITPPKLPEDFAFTVEHNCGWGCDGKFVPSRYNSSRAKCIKCNYCNMFFSPNKFIFHYHRTPESKYSHPDAANFNSWRRHLTLKAEHENDDNLQHVWEDVKAMFNGGSRKRVLSSFTSKSERSRSSHGVDTQYQKKQKVSHSPTRPNSQPVLNAGQFGYPVYQTQSASYPMKCISPHPTYLTYPYNKPLSTAEVKGNVASWPTTTEAPYTSYDLFWSKHLQTPSEQEKFLYGVQRGLQEQQKDPVSQRSPERHYIPLDCRKTSLFTNENTESRMHPYISAFKPVGKKASSPIVNSKSPASDLDNAGSITQSETSECNDVDNENFEIDIMDDSPSEETQNNNRERLKNIECDMYRDKTPGSDFPYEQDEKNSRDSPLPEVVSCHGVDISHPATNEGDAMVIVTTPQDDASCQKYKMIEKEITEVEDVRETDNSAVQSDKDDADTYLNKSKDEILKELCRQVKTRRDLEKECKLIQESFQQQVKRESSYREQMAKQLQLVRENLCHELDQERKARYSLQQKLKEAHDALHNFSCKMLASRQCAECSFKDQLLPR